A genomic segment from Microcoleus sp. FACHB-672 encodes:
- the cysW gene encoding sulfate ABC transporter permease subunit CysW, protein MNYNVAGKSFYPDLQPSEPSAPAKPANEVNWVKIVLISVTIVYLSLVMFIPSLNVFVEAFKAGMGPFLKNLTEPAFIHAIKLTVLIALIVVPINTVFGLCAAWVIARNHFRGRTLLISILDVPFAVSPVVAGLMIVLLYGRNGWFGPLLESANIKIIFAMPAMVLASAFITLPFVAREVIPVLEEAGSEQEEAAKTLGANDWQIFWRVTLPNIRWGLLYGVILTNARVMGEFGAVSVVSGNIARKTQTLPLFVEEAYKQYQTQAAYSAAVLLAFLAVVTLILKELLEQKTRIKNVD, encoded by the coding sequence GAAAGTCTTTTTATCCAGATTTACAACCTTCTGAGCCATCGGCACCCGCAAAACCGGCAAATGAAGTGAACTGGGTCAAGATAGTTTTGATAAGCGTGACAATTGTCTACTTATCATTAGTTATGTTCATTCCATCTTTGAATGTTTTTGTGGAAGCGTTTAAAGCTGGTATGGGGCCATTTTTAAAGAACCTAACAGAACCAGCTTTTATTCATGCCATCAAGCTAACTGTTTTAATCGCTTTAATTGTTGTGCCGATTAATACAGTGTTTGGACTTTGTGCGGCGTGGGTCATTGCGCGGAACCACTTTCGGGGACGAACCTTACTGATTAGCATTTTAGACGTCCCTTTTGCCGTATCTCCTGTAGTCGCTGGACTGATGATTGTGCTACTTTACGGACGGAATGGTTGGTTTGGCCCACTTCTAGAATCAGCCAACATAAAAATTATTTTTGCGATGCCGGCAATGGTACTGGCGAGTGCATTTATCACTTTACCTTTTGTAGCTCGTGAAGTCATTCCGGTTTTAGAAGAAGCCGGTTCAGAGCAAGAAGAAGCTGCCAAAACTTTGGGTGCAAATGATTGGCAAATATTTTGGCGTGTGACACTGCCAAATATCCGTTGGGGTTTACTCTACGGGGTGATTTTAACAAATGCCAGAGTTATGGGCGAGTTTGGCGCAGTATCAGTGGTATCTGGAAATATTGCCCGTAAAACTCAAACCCTGCCTTTATTTGTTGAAGAAGCTTACAAGCAATACCAGACACAAGCTGCTTATTCAGCGGCGGTTTTGTTGGCGTTTCTAGCCGTTGTCACCCTTATCTTGAAGGAACTTCTTGAACAAAAAACTCGCATTAAAAACGTGGATTAG